In Lycium barbarum isolate Lr01 chromosome 9, ASM1917538v2, whole genome shotgun sequence, the DNA window TGCATCAGTACTTATCAACTCGCCGCATATATACTTCATACCCAGCTAATATGTTAAGTCCATGTTAAACAATTGTCCTTTACAATTTGTCCGTATACCGTACTTCACGTGACATGCACGCATCTAGCTCTAGCCGTATCACATATCCACTTCACTTCTCCACGTTTACTCCTCATTTCCAACACCTGTCCATCtgcatgcatgcatgcacaatTTCCTCCACTATAAATCCCCCACTCATCAAATCAACTTCTCTTCATCCACATCTTCTAAACCTTCTCATCATGGCAATTTTCACTAAACCGAAGCTTTtatttctcttcttcttgatccTCTCTTTGTTCCTCGTATCTCAATGCGATGACCAAAACCCTCGGGGCCAAGACCCGAGGCAAGAGCTTGAGAGTTGCTTGAGGCAATGTCAGGTTCAGGGCGGTCGAGAAGAAAGCCCTGAACAACAACTCCAGTGTCAGAGGAGTTGTGTTTTGCGATATGAGAGGCAACAGAGAGAGAGGTCCGAGGAAGAACGACAACATCGTGGCCACGAGACTGGAGAAGATAATCCAGGACGACAAGGTGGTTTTAATTATACTCCCGTCGTTTTATATTTTACATTGCTTTCTTGTTAGTAGTTTCTTTTAAAATtgccttcattttttttttaaagtttaaaaTTATAAGTGTTTTGATTTACTTTAAATATATTTGATGATACTCCCTATAAGAATAACCTGATATTTTTAACACCACCAAAATtcaaatggttttttttttaataaaggtcacaacattcttttttttctttcttgcaaTTTTAAATTTTAGGTCTAATTTTATTCGGGTGGTGGCACACGGAGAATTTTCAATAAGGAGATTTAAAATACAATAAATAGACACATGAAGAAGGTGAGGGAATTCAAACATTTATTATATGGTGAAAATTGTTTACCCTCCCCAAATTTACTTTTCTTTAAGATTCCTATGTAATGTCACATATTTTACCCTTGATAATTTTAATTCTCCATCAATATAATATCTTTTTATATTATACGAATTTATTTTTCTTAACCTAGGTATCTATATATTATATTTAAGTTATGAGTAGAATAATCCTTTTATGAATTTGTTACAAAATTTAATGTTATTTTTTATGATTGTTGTTTTAATATTACACACATTGAGTATGTTATAGGTATATAGATGCATGTTTCAATTCTCTTTTATTCTCTCTTGTCTATATCGATAAGGAATTTTTATCGTTAATAATTAATGGAATATTTCTAAATTAAAATTCatttagaatataaatagataatctttTAGGAATTTCTTATAAAATATGCctttatttcttttaaaaatttatatttttgtattacGTGCATTAAAATATGAAAATCGTTAATAATGGAATATTTCTAAATtaaaattcatttacaatataaataattttttattttattttaaatatataatcttttaggaatttgttataaaatatgcctttatttcttttaaaaatttatATTTCTGTATTACGTGCATTGAAATATATATGtttattgaaatatgtttataAAGTCATTATCTTATACTTTCacttgtataaatagatattAGAATTCTAGTTCTTATTAGTAAAATTAAGAAATATATATGtttattgaaatatgtttataAAGTCATTATCTTATACTTTCacttgtataaatagatattAGAATTCTAGTTCTTATTAGTAAAATTAACTTTCTTATccttttcatttatttcattatggaacgccattaacttatatactcaattaGTCAATTTGGTACATGGATTAAAAAATagtaaaataaaaagataaaggTTGATAATCTAAGGTTAAAATAGACATTTTAAAAAGTCACTTAGGATTTTAAAGGGGGAAATGTCCCTTGTTTGAGGCAGCTTGTTTGAGGAGGAGAGCTTGATCTTTAAAGCAAAGTAGCAAAGTTGGAGTGGGTAAAGGTTTTCACCATTTACTATATACTCTagtataaaataatgttttgacagTTTTTTGTTTTAGCCTTACATATGTAGTACTCATTTTTTCCGACAAATAGTCTCCCTAGTTCGGCTCCCCTGTTATGTAAGTACTACTCCATCCgtcccagtttttttttttttttttttcggtgtGTACCAAAAAAAAGTTCCTCTTTTTATCTTTCTATATCTAGTAAAGTTGACAATTCAAAGATTTTACCTGACAAGTACAAAATTTAAAGGATATTTTAGTTGATTGTACATACCTTTAACTTAGGATAACAAGATTCAAAatttaaactccgtgcctagttaaattaagacacttaaattaagACGGAAGGAGTATTAAACAAGGTACTGTATGTTAGTAATTTTCCGGGTGAGGGCAAAAACTCTTTTATATATTGGCTTCATAAGCCCAAGTTCACCAAACATCATTCTGTATAGACATATGTTACAAAGTGTTATAGTTCTAATGTTTTTGATGTACTAAAATGTCATTTGAATAGtatatttttaaataaaacttgtCTAACTTATTAAATATAAGATGGATTCATTAATAAATATCAAAATATGAATATGCTTTAGCTATGTTACCTACCAAATAAAAATAAAGGCCGGCTAGGTGATCGAAATCGCTCAGGAGCGCTTACTCACTCACCCACTCCTTATTTATTTACCATCTTCAATCTACAATATAAGAAGATATAAGTAGAGACACACCTTTTCGTCTTTTTTTTTTAGAACAAACGAAAAAGGGAAAGTAAGATATTAATTTTTATTTCCTAACAGGTGAACCTGAGAGGAGACTCCGAGAGTGCCGACAGAGGTGCCAAAGACAAGAACAGGGTCAACAACAGAGACAGTGCCAACAAAGCTGTCGACAAGAGTACCGAAGAGAGCAAGAACAACAAGGCCGTGGCATAGAAGAAGAGTCTAACCCacaaagagaaagagaagaagagaACAATCCATACTTATTCGAATCCCAGAGGTTCCGATCTCGATTCAGAGCCAGGCATGGTGATTTCCGCGTCCTTGAGAAATTCAGTGAAAGATCTGAACTTCTCAGAGGAATAGAAAAATTCCGTGTCGCGGTCCTTGAATTTGAGCCTCAGTCTTTCATGCTTCCTCATCACTGTGACGATGAAGCCATATTTGTTGTGGTTAGAGGTAATATAATCATCTCCATTTTCCTAATGTTCTTGATTAGTACGTAATAATTGTAACCAAATGAAATGTTAATTACAGTAATTTTAACTTTTTACAGGGCAAGGAACAATTAGTATAGCTGAACAAGATGAGAAGAACTCCTTCAACTTGCAGCATGGTGATGTAATCAGAGTGAATGCTGGCTCAACTGTCTACTTGCTCAACAGAGATAATAATGAAAGGTTCTTTATTTACGTGCTAGCCAAGTCCATCAATGTCCCTGGCGAATTCCAGGTAATCATAGTATTAAACATAATATTCCAGTCTTTTAATCGATTACAGAACTTCAAATCTGCCATATgaatttgattttaaaaaaaaccaACAATTTGGGACTGGATGCAGTATAAGATGTTTTCAGATACTAATTTACTTTATCCGGGGTTCAGGAATACTTCAGTGCTGGAGGTGAAAATCCAGAAACCTTCTACAGAGCATTCAGCAGTGATGTCCTGGAGGCTGCTTTCAATGTGAGCCTGCTTAATTAATTTCGTACGAACTAATTAATACTCCATTTCATTGGATCTTTTTTATGATTGTTGCAATTCTCACTTTGTATTTGGTTTATTGTTTTGATTAGACCCCAAGGGACAGGTTACAGAGGCTGTTTGGACAGCAAAAGCAGGGGATAGTAATCAAGGCATCTGAAGAGCAAATTAGAGCAATAAGCGAACACGCTTCACGCTCCACTAAGCAAACTAAAGGTGAAACGCAAGGTCCTTTCAATCTGCTGAAGGAACGCCCATTGTTTGGTAGCAAATTTGGACAGTTCTTTGAAGCATCTCCAGAAAAGTTCGAGCAGTTGAGGGACTTGGATACTGCTGTTGGTTTCATGAACATCAACCAAGTAAGCCTCATTGCGAATTATTAGAGTACCAAAATCTTGATACCTTGGATTCTCTTGTAAATATTAATTGAACGCTTGTAGATACAATTTAACTTGATATCCAATAAAGGGATTCCCAATAAAGCTGTAATTGACACTGGTTTCGAGTCATGGGGGAGTCACCAAAGGAGCAATAGCTCCAACCAAAGGGGATCAAGAGGGGAATTAAAAAAAGGGAGgggaatcacaaaaaaaaaaaaaaaaaaaagggtaattttTACCGTATCAATATCAGGGCGATTTAACCTGTTCTTGCTTAGACTTATGCAACATTAGTTGGGACTTATTTTCCAGGTAGTCCAAGTTACTAATTTGATTACATTCATCTGTTCTGGCTAATTACATGCAATGACCTAATAGAGTTAAAATACTTAAAGACTCATTTTTCAGGTTGTTAATCCATCTATGTTTAATTACCTGCTATTACATGTCAAATAACCTGAGAAATTTTgctttttgaaatattattgcagGGTGGAATGGTACTACCATTCTACAACACAAGGTCTACAAGGCTGGCAATTGTTGTAGAAGGAACCGGTCGTTTTGAAATGGCATGTCCTCATCTCGGTAGGCAAAGCCAGAGACAAGGCCGACGTTCTCGAGGAGAAAGAAgagaacaagagcaagaagaaGAACAGGAGGAAGGCAATGTCCATTACCAAAAAGTGCGCGGTAATCTAAACGTTGGTGATGTTTTGGTAGTACCAGCAGGCCATCCTATTACCTTACTGGCCACCGGAAGCTCAAATCTCAGGATGGTTGCTTTTGGAATCAATGCTCGTAACAACAGAAAGAACTTCCTTGCAGGTATATATTAGTAACCTCTGTTCTTGATTTTTTACTTTTGACATATTCCAAACATCTTGAATGTGAGATTTTCTGTTTTTTGTGAAGGATTAATTTATATTTTTGTGAACAATTAACTTATGTAATACCAATTTATTAAGAACTTTTTATAGGGCAATTATATTTTAATCTGCTATAACAACCTAAGATTTCCTAATTTTCTTGTTGCTAATTCCAAATACCTTACCTTCTATACTATGATTATACTTTAATGTGCTGCAACAACTTAAACATGTTCTAGTTCTCATATTACTAATTCCAATTATATAATACCAGACATTGTGAAGAACTTTGTACTGTATTAAGTATATGTAATCTACTATAACAAGTAACATGTCTTAGGTTTCATGTTACAAATCCCAATTGTATAATAACATGCTATAAAATGTCTTAGGTTTCATGTTACAAATTCCAATTGTATAATTTTGTACCATATAGGTATATTTTACTCTGCTATACGCCGGTATACTTTGATCAAGCATAGTAGGTTAACCCCTTTCATGTTTCAGTAGTAGTTATTTCTTGTAGATGACCTGATAGTCTGAATTTATATCTTTAGTGATGTCTTCTTACAATTTTTGGTTGGTTTGAAATTTTAGGACAACAAAGCATATGGAGAAATGTGGAAAGGGAGGCAAAAGAACTGTCATTCAACCTGCCTGGAAAGGAGGTAGAGCAAATATTACAGAAGCAAGACCAGTCCTACTTTGTGGCAGGGCCAGAACATCGCCAGCAACACAGGGAGAGAGGTGAAGAAGGAAGAAGGGGAGAACAACAGTATTTATCTTCAATTTTGGACTTCGTTTTCTAAGTTGTAACATATGCACTAAGGCATGCACTAGGAATGATGCAGCTGTGCCAAGCGTGAGAGCTATGTGAGTAAATAAGGAAAGGCTCCTAGCTAGAGTACTGATATAACACCATCTAAATAAATGTGGTCCAAAGAGTATAAACGGTTTTGCCTCTTGTAATATCTACTACATCTCGCACTGTGCAATGTAACTTTTGCATCATAAATAAAATACGGAGTACTCATCTTTTAACCCAAATAGAAAGAGAGCATTGCTTTCGATCCTCCATTCTTATTTTTTATCACAAAATCCTCAAAGATTTGAGATTTATATTAGAGATGCATACACAAAAAAATGCGGAGAAACAAGATTACTTAACAGGATAAGTCACAGTTTGTTTGATGAGTCGCAACAATCGGAGCCGAACAGAATATGCACAGAACTCTTACTCGCACTATGAATTAACTGCTGAATTCGCTTTTGCAACAAGTATTTGGGAAATGAATATCAATATTATATAGGAGCAACTCCAGAGCACATGAACTTGGCTATTGTCCGATTCCAATATTGATAAATTTGCATATACAGTCAAAAAGAAATTCTTTCTCTTGATCAAGTTCCTCCATGAAAACTTAACTACATGTTAACATAGAATATTTGGGCTGTTAAACCTCCCATAGATTgtagttgatattggaaaaaaaatcaattcaatTAAAACTCAAATCCCAGGATGGTATGATCATGACAGGTACAAACTCACTGAAGGTGGTGAATATTCAATTACTAGAAGCTATATTCCTATTATAGGCCAACAACTATGGAATTCTATGTTTCAACCAAAACACAAATTTGTTGTGTGGTTGATACTTTTAAGAAAGACTACTCACTAAGGAGAGACTGCTCAAGCTTCATATACAAGTAGATGAAGTGAGCTGATGTCTACGTGATGATCAAATCATGAAGACTACTGCTCATCTGTTTCGTGGATTGTGAATGAGCGAAAGCAGTACGGCATGAAGTGAACCAATGGACATGGCTCATAGTACAGGCAGGAGACATCACACAAGTTTTGGAATGCATCAAAGGAAACACTGGAAataatttataaaggaaatagtaGTTGCAGTTTGTGGAGCTGTGTTATGTACATTTGGAGAGCCAGGAATTGGAAATTATTCCAAGGCATTACTGTACAGAAAGCTGAGGCAATCTTACAAAGAAAGGAAGTTTAGTTCCGCATTTACTTTGTTATTAGCTTTAATTTCTCTGTGTTTTATTAGAGGCCTAACTTCTGTTTTCGGAATTAGGTGCTTTTTGTTTGTATGTTTTGTTGGTTGTTAAAGATAAGATTTACAGTTGTTACAAAAAAAGTTCGCATTCTGAAATTGTTAAATATTTTATAATCGTTTAATTAATATAATACTATTGATATTGAGCAGAAATAAAGAAATAGTACAAAGTCATATATAAGATCAAACATTGTGTCGTGGCAAGCCACTTTCTTGAAAACGCTTCTGCTTCAACTAGGATGCAAATTGTTTAACACGTCGCTCTCTAAGGTTCCACAATACTTTCAAACACGTACACTCGTGGCTGAAAGTTTGGAGATTGCACTAAATAGTTGCCCAGAAATTAACTTATAtaagaagaaagagagagagaatgtATTTTCAGTGTAGGATTACAGACAATGTTGGAGCTGTTATAAGAAGGAGAATTTTGGGGATAACAAAAATTAAGGGTTGTTACACTATTTAAAATGGTTGTTACAACAGAAATTGAATTCTGGAGATGTATCTAGACATACTGATCTTGTAACAACGTAATAAGATTTAGTTTAGGCCTCACATATAGCTGGTGCTGCGAGCTGAGGGAGGGAAAATCGACCAATTTTGCCTTCAAGCCTATTTCTCATATGCACgaagacttttttttttgctAGCTCTTTACAAGTTAATTAAAAGACAACTCaatatagaaaaagaaaaagttctTCTAATCTATGAGTCGACTTTTATCTTTAACAATACTAAGTAATGGAcccgcatttttttttttagcattatAAAAACGAATAATTCCAACATACAGCACACACATAAAATTTGTCTGGATATGCATGCTATATTGTTACATTGCATCTGCCCCAGGCCCGACTCTGTCTTTTTCTTCAGCCATAGTGGGATGTGGCAAACAGCGTCATTTTTGCACATACTATACAATGTAGAGGCAAACCTTCGTCGTTTCTGCATGCGTATTGCTTGCCAAGTGTTTTCTTCACGTGTGCACTTTGTATTTTAGCAAAGGCATCTTCTTATGCAATTTTGTCTTGATTTATAAGAAAAGAACAAATGTTACGTTTACGCTTCATTATGTTTCACCTGTCACTGGCTCACCAACCAAATGGTTTAACAAAAATAACTTTCCAATAATTAAGCATTTATGATTTAATAGAAACCGTGAGGTGTTGTCCTTATTAATGTACTCATAGACATTTAAAGTTTACTCCATTTGAGTGATTTCTTGTTTAATTAAATAAGTCCGATGTTAGATTAGTTGTGTAAATCATCCGacatttctttcctttatttaacAATGCCTTTGCTCTATTTACTATGGAGAGGACTCACTGGATGCAAAAACGTTCATGCGGTTGTAggacttttaaaatttataataataTACTTCAACATCTttgtaattataaaaaaaattgttaataTGGGAAAATAAAACGTTTAAGTTACATTTTTTCAGAATTTAATAGAGGCAatttttttccaaaatagactaaaaaagaaataagcTTATCACATAAATAGAAACGAAAAATATAATTTGAATTGTGTCTATCACccgctaaaaaaaataaaaattaaggaTGAACAACTTCTATcactaaatataaaaagtaaaTATTAATCCCATTTAATGATGAATTATCAATTATAAAGTATTAATTAATGACATATTAATGCCGAACCACATTATTAAATCTATCGTTTTGTTCTGATTGCATCTCTTGAGTCTAGTTTAGATCTTCTTTAGTCATGACTCGTGAGTTTTACGAGGATAATACTTTGGAAAGAGAGAAATGAGAATTTGTTCTTCAATTCTCACTGAAAAAAATAAGGTAAAAACCTtcgcgaattgcaacttttaaCCTCCACAAATTATCTCTTTTTATAGTGGATCTCCGCATTCACCCACATATTTAATGTATACTAGTCTCTACGAACGTGCGTTGCACGTTATTCCCTATCAATTACCACAAAAAATGTTAGATAATAGTACTTGTATTTACATTATATTTGTTTGATGAAGTATGAAAATGTTGTTAGGCACTAATTTTGATAGTAATGTAAAAGATGTTATTAGAAAATTTAACATTCTCAATGTTAACAACGCTAACTTTTCAAGTTTTCAATATATAGTGAGTAATACTTAATTTTACAAACTATTGAAATAATACACATTTGATAACCTATCAAATAATCACACCCTTACTTTCAGATGTGCCTTCAAGGATCTTGGTATAATCAAGCAATTGAATTTTAATATATCTAGTGTACTTACGAGTTACATATGTATTTCTGTTTACATAGCTTGTGTACTCTaggtaaaaattaaaattaaagattTAATTTTTAGCATTACAGGAGAAAAAAgaattaaaatatataaataatatgACCTAAAAGAAGCATAATTTTTGGGAGTTTCATAATGCTTAAATCCTTAACAAAGGTGAGCTCTCATGCAGGCTTTTCAAAATTAAATGGGCAATTTAGATAGTATATACACTTGCATAGAAGATTCTCTAAAGAAGATCTTTCTAAAAAGTTACCTTAATAAAACTCAAAATCAACTTCTCGAAATCTCTTTCCGTAATGGGCTTTTTTCCCCCATTCTTATGGCGACTGTTTCATGGCTCTTTATTTTATTAGATTAGAACAAAATTCAAGTCTCAGGAAGTAGTGTTCGTTTTAAACTGTATTTTCAACCGTAatatctttttatatttttcaaaatagtCAATAGAAAAAAACATATGATCCAATTAGATTGAAAGAATATATATAAGTCTATCAATTTTTAAGAATATTTTTGTTGTTCAATATTGTTATTCGTGCTTGAAAAAGTTTGTTGAATTCTATTTCCTTCTCTCTGCGGCTGCACAAAAGTTTAAAACTAATAATCCTAAAAAAGTTTATGATTCCTTCTTCTAAATATATTCAAGCAATAAGTTAATATCCCATTATAGttcaaacaaaaaaaatggaaagaagaTCAAGTTATTCGAAACGATATACAATCTGATAAAATTTACATTAGATTAGTTTTTATTGTGTTTATGTGTTGTTGTTCAAAAAGAATTTACAATTATAAACAGCAGTGAGTTATTATTAGTCCAAAAATAATTAGAATTCACTTTGGTATATAGTCTTTGTTATACTCCCATTTTTTCTTTCCAAATCTGATATTGTTAGCACTTAATCAAATAAAGTTAACCGTACCTTATCAAAATTTCAACATCTTCTGTAAACTACTCAAACGGTCCTTACCCTTGGTCAAGTTAGCTATGATTTGAAAAAATGTTGTGTAATATAGACATTTAGATGGACAATTTATCTTTTATTGTTATCCGGTATTAATGTATTGCGTCTTTGTCTAAACTTCCTTGATAGTAAGGATAGGGGTTTGGATTACGTCATAAACAAAGACTTTTAGCATGCATAAATGCAATAACTTTCAATCACAAAATAGTCCAAGGCCCTGGTATGTGATAATAAAGACTTTTTAATAAATTAGATGCAAAACTGAAATTTCGAAGTAGTAtttattttaaaatgtattttcaattgtgatatttttttaatttaccaAAAATAGCATCAGTTGTACGTTAATAACATCACGTAATGATTTGGTGAATTATTTATATGCAGGCACAATAAATTTAATAAATAATAACCATCTAAATGCCGGAATCAATGTTATTACATTTGCACATTACTTGATTTCAATATGATTGGACATCATTTGAACATCTAAAAATATCAATTTAGTTACGATAGATATTTGTTGTTCCCTgcaaaaattatttaaaattaatttgatgttaataaagaaaatatgaataagtaaaaaatataatatagatatataACGAATATTACCTCTTCGTCCACAAATGTCAACTGCATATGCAAACCATCGCCTCTTATGTTTTTATATTTTAGTATTGGTCATCTTTCAATGTCCAATACTTTTATTACCCATTGATCGGACTTTCTTAAATTATTTATGGCACATATTATTTCTCAATGTCATTTTCTAAACACCTGTAATAATTgcgaaaaagttgaaaaacaatATCTATTCTAAATATTGATTAATTTTTATGAGAAGAAATAATACATTTCCAGAAGTATGCCGAATTTTATTATCTTCTATCTAAAGAGATAGCACCACACGATGGAGAATGTGGAACATGATTTATTTTTTAATAGTTTGGCTCCTATATCAAATTACTTTGGAGTACAATTCaaatagaaatagaaaaagaGATCAAATTGTTAGGACGCTCTGTTAGTTAGTTTAATAAAAATAGGATTAGTTAGTAAGTTAGTACGTAGTTCAGAAATAGGATTGGTTATTAGTAGTTAGCACATTGTTAGCAGTAATAGAGTTAGGTAGTTCAATAGAAATAGGATTCGTAGTTAGCACATTGTTAGCAGTAATAGTAAGGGGGTTTAGGCCCGGCGGCCCTTTCATTTCTGAATGAAGCCTTAGAGACGAACTATAAAAGGAGACAGGTCATTCAATATTATAAAGTTATTTTGGTCgatcaacatttatattcatacttTTATAATAATATAAGTAGATAGATATATCTAGTGTATGAATCTgtaagagaaaagaaaaatgaaacaGTGGGGATAGCAATCAGCAAAATTGCATCCATGCTTATCAACTCGCCGCATATATACTTCCACAGCCAGCTAAACTAAATTCTTGGCCTTTACCAATTGTCCGTACATCGTATTTCACGTGACACTCACATGCGGAGCCACTGAGCAAAATATATATTCGACAGAGTTTAATACATGGCTTAATCCATATGCggctctttaatttttttttttttcacctcaACTAAGTATTGTTCCTATTAAACTCCTAAACTTGTTTTTAAGTGTGACTATCAAAGACAATCAAACTTACATCGTAATCCATCTTTAATGTTGCAACAtactaatatatattctaatttaattatgtcatcttttagctaagattagcaaCAATTGAGAGGGGAAAAAAGagtagctcttaattaagctggtAGTGGAAGACTAGGACCAGCAGAAACCGACACATCCATGAtctaaagaatagcttaccacatgTCTAAAATGTTACTCCACCTTCATTTTCCCAATTTAATTTCTGCTTCTTACTCCACACTTGAGGACGAATTCAGAGGTTTAATAGGAACAatacttagttgaggtgccaaaatggagaaaaatggcAAATTTGGGGGGACTGCATATGCATTAAaccttaataattttagtttaatttatatatttatactAAAAATTACTAAGTACTCTCTCTGTCACAATTTTTTTACTTTTCGTTTTTTGATAGTCAATTTTGTAAATTTTAATCGTATGTTTGAACatagaatctttaaatttttcgaaataaaatttacatatttgggaGACAATATCTGAGATGGTCACTCAACTTTGGATATTTCACTCAGAAAGTTACTCAACTTTTGTTTCTaatcagaaagtcactcaactatgggTGTTTCTCACTCAGAACatcactcaactttgttttctaACCAGAAAGTCACTCAATTATGGGTGTttcactcagaaagtcactcaagTATGGGTGTTTAACTCATAAAGTCACTCAACTGATCTACTAAATAAGTACCCATTTTAACTATTTTATTGACCCGCCCACTTGAACTGATCTACTAAAAATATATTGACCGAGAGAAATTAGGAGGGAATGAGGATAGAATAAAAGGTTTTGGTCAATATATGCGTCGGGTCAAGTGGGCAGATCAATAAAATGGTTAAAATGGGTActtgtttatttttttacaattttggctt includes these proteins:
- the LOC132609423 gene encoding vicilin Cor a 11.0101-like, yielding MAIFTKPKLLFLFFLILSLFLVSQCDDQNPRGQDPRQELESCLRQCQVQGGREESPEQQLQCQRSCVLRYERQQRERSEEERQHRGHETGEDNPGRQGEPERRLRECRQRCQRQEQGQQQRQCQQSCRQEYRREQEQQGRGIEEESNPQREREEENNPYLFESQRFRSRFRARHGDFRVLEKFSERSELLRGIEKFRVAVLEFEPQSFMLPHHCDDEAIFVVVRGQGTISIAEQDEKNSFNLQHGDVIRVNAGSTVYLLNRDNNERFFIYVLAKSINVPGEFQEYFSAGGENPETFYRAFSSDVLEAAFNTPRDRLQRLFGQQKQGIVIKASEEQIRAISEHASRSTKQTKGETQGPFNLLKERPLFGSKFGQFFEASPEKFEQLRDLDTAVGFMNINQGGMVLPFYNTRSTRLAIVVEGTGRFEMACPHLGRQSQRQGRRSRGERREQEQEEEQEEGNVHYQKVRGNLNVGDVLVVPAGHPITLLATGSSNLRMVAFGINARNNRKNFLAGQQSIWRNVEREAKELSFNLPGKEVEQILQKQDQSYFVAGPEHRQQHRERGEEGRRGEQQYLSSILDFVF